DNA from Ziziphus jujuba cultivar Dongzao chromosome 2, ASM3175591v1:
ttagataaattaattaattaaggtaaaaactaaaaactaaattttatagGGAAATTAATGAATACTAGATAGGAAATCATAAATTGAGAGAGCCACAAGCCTAAATTTTAGTAATaactatgtaattaattaagaaaaaataacctattaaaatgttaaaaaacatTGAGGGGCGAAGTACCTCCCGGCCTTTATATAAATCTACCTACGCATGACGTTGCCTTAGATGATTTCAGATAAAAATCTCGAGAATGAaagaatgattatatatattcacacagaAAGAGATGTTAATATCCACATACTAAAACATTAGtatttaatcatattttcaGGACCTGTTTGTGGGAGGAAATAATACTACCTCAATAACAATGGAATGGGCAATGGCAGAGCTTATGGGAAATGAAAGTATGATGAAGAAAGCTCAAGAAGAGGTAAGAAGGGTTGTAGGGGAAAAATCAAGCATAGATGTGAATGATATTAATCAAATGTGTGATCAAAGAAAATCTAAGGCTACATCCAGCGGGTTTGCTGATTCTTAGAGAAACATCAGAAAGCGTGAAATTGGGTGGCTATGATATTCCTCCTAAAACCAGAGTTATTTTCAATACATGGGCAATCCAAAAGGATCCTAATTTTTGGGATAGACTCGAAGAGTTTGTCCCTAAGAGATTTGAGAACAACCAAGTTGATTTCAAATGCCAAGATTTTCAATTTGTTCCATTTGGTGTTGGAAGAAGAGGATGTCTTGGTTTGACATTTGCGGTGTTCCTGGTTGAGTATGTGATGGCCAACCTTTTATATTGGTTTGATTGGAAGCTGCATGATGAGAATAATGAAACACCAAATAATTTGGACATGAATGAGACTGCAGGGCTCATTACACATAAGAAAAAACCTCTTGTTGTAGTACCAATACCAATTACCTAATGATGTCCATGAATTATACATTTGGAGATTATTGGCTATCTAAATTCCCCTAGTTATGTATTAGTTtgtttatatgtaaaaaaaaaaaaaaaaaaagaaaaagaaaaaaaaagaagaaaggatcGGAATCTTTTATcgtttttattatttccatccTGTCTACTATAGATATAACGCCTTATAATTTGAGGTAGgaaggaaaatgaaaacaaaagatTTCATCATAAAATGAagctaaatatgaataataagaCTCGTTATATGTATGATGGGTTATTACTTAAAGTGTGACTTACATAGTATTTGAGCTTGCTGTGATTGAAGGATTATAGGTGATGTTAATGGGCTTATCATACTCGCTCATATCCATCAGAAGAGAGCGAATTGGATGGTTGTCCAGTAGTGGTGTCCCGGACTGTAACTTAAGTTTGCCTAGgtacaaaaaaattcaattgtatTAGACATATAGTCAAaacttaagtttttttttttttttttttttggcacttgTGCTAAACAGCTACCAAAGAATTAATATGGCCACTTTTTATTACATGTCTTCCGAGAGCTGGAAAGAAGCACAATTTTGTCGTTCTTTCTCTTGGCTTTACGTCTTTTCTTATCTCCTAACCAGCTATCAAACACAAATAATTAGTATTACCTCCATTATTGCcaaagttaaaatattttttgtccaTTTGGgacaattaaatatattttccattacAAATTAATATCCATCTCCCAAATTGACGGCAAAGACGattgatttttgtttaatttgatatttaaaaaaaaaaatgaaaagcagAGAAGATTGTATCAAAACCAAAGACTTAGGACTGATATCAATATGCAGCTGCtgaatttttatacattttcattaaattactttccaaatataataatagagaAGATAtttctcaatatatatacaaataaaaaaaatatacgaAGGGAAAatcaagataataaaaaatagtagtGTACATCATCATCTCTCAATATCTCTaagataatatattttctattgatTTCACATAgatacatgtatatgtatacataataataaatatatacagaTTGAAGTTGAAGAATTAGCATATCGGTTAAGTGTGCTACAAAATAACTCCCTGATCAAGAGCATGGCGGTGTTAGCACTTTTGTTGTGAGTCTTCCTAGAGCTACAAAGTAACGCAATCTTtgtcttccttcttctttcgcTTGGCTTTGCATATTTTCTCATTAGACCAAATACAAAACTGAAATTACCTCCATCCCCACTAAAATTACCTGTAATCGGAAACCTTCACCAATTAGGCAACCTTCTACAACGCTCTCACAATCAATCTCTCAAAAGTATGGACCTCTTATGCTCTTACACTTCGGCTATGCTCCAACTCTCATAGTTTCTTCTTCAGACATGGCTAGAGAAATCACCAAGAACCATGATATCATTTTCTGCAATCGTCCTAAATCAAGGGCTGCTGATATCTTCTTCTATGGTTGCAAAGATATTGGATTGCATCCTACAGCGAGTACTCGAGGCAGGGGAGGAAAGTATGTGTTCTTGAACTTTTGAGCCTGAGAAGAGTACTATCCTTTGAGTTTGTGAGGGAAGTAGAAAATGCAGGGCTAGTTCGTAAGCTACGCAATGCGAGTGTGAGAGGAAATATGGTCAATTTAAGCGAGATGCTGATTGCTACCTCGAACAGCGTAGTTGCAAGATGTATACTTGGAAGGAAGTTACAGGAAGACGATGGTAAGAGCAAGTTTGGAGAGCTTACCAAAAGGGTTATGATTCAGTTTACAACTTTCAGTTTTGGTGACTTTTTCCCCTGTTTGAGTTGGATGGATTATCTTACAGGTTTGATTTCGAGCCTCAAAGCAACTTTTCGAGAATTGGACCCTTTTCTTGAAGAGGTCATTGAAGATCATAAAACTGGTGAGAATAATCATTCTGATAAGAAAGATTTTATGGACTTTCTCTTCCAACTTCAGAAAGATGGCATGCTCCAAATGGAACTCACTCTTAACAACCTCAAAGCCATATTATTGGTGTACATCTTTCTCTATATGCATAGCAACAAAATGCAAGGAACAGTCATCCGGCATATATGGTGGACGTCTAACAGCTGGTTACATATAATTTACGGACTATATAActgaaattatatgtaattgaatGTTAGGTGCCCATCGCATATTGTGTGTAATGAAACTAATATGTATCCATATTTCAGGATATGTTTGTGGCGGGAAGCGATACAACATCATCAACAGGGGAATGGGGAATGGCAGAGCTTCTGAGAAATGAAACTATGATGAAGAAAGCACAAGAAGAGGTACGAAAAGTGATAGGGAAAAAATCCATTATAGATGTAAATCATATGAGTAAAATGGAATACTTGAAATGTGTATCCAAAGAAACTTTAAGACTACATCCACCACCTGCTTTGATTTACAGAGAAACATCAGAAATAGTGAAATTGAGAGGCTATGATATTCCACCAAAGGTAATGGTTCTTACAAATTCATGGGCAATTCACAGGGATCCCAATTTGTGGGACAGACCAGAAGAGTTTGTCCCAGAGAGATTCGAGAAAAACCCAATTGATATTAAAGGGCTagattttcattatattctatttGGTTTTGGAAGAAGAGGTTGTCCTAGTCTGACATTTGGAGTGTTTGCTGTTGAGTGTTTGATGGCCAATCTTTTACATTGGTTTGATTGGAAGCAACCAGAGGAATTGGACATGGATGAAGTTTCTGGTTTCACTGTTCATAAGAAaaatcctcttcttcttatacCGATACCAAATTCCCCTTGATGATCTATCTCTATTAATTTGGAAAGGTCGTTTggtgctttttcattttttttttc
Protein-coding regions in this window:
- the LOC107418318 gene encoding phenylacetaldehyde oxime monooxygenase CYP71AN24 translates to MAREITKNHDIIFCNRPKSRAADIFFYGCKDIGLHPTARLVRKLRNASVRGNMVNLSEMLIATSNSVVARCILGRKLQEDDGLISSLKATFRELDPFLEEVIEDHKTGENNHSDKKDFMDFLFQLQKDGMLQMELTLNNLKAILLDMFVAGSDTTSSTGEWGMAELLRNETMMKKAQEEVRKVIGKKSIIDVNHMSKMEYLKCVSKETLRLHPPPALIYRETSEIVKLRGYDIPPKVMVLTNSWAIHRDPNLWDRPEEFVPERFEKNPIDIKGLDFHYILFGFGRRGCPSLTFGVFAVECLMANLLHWFDWKQPEELDMDEVSGFTVHKKNPLLLIPIPNSP